The proteins below are encoded in one region of Fibrella aestuarina BUZ 2:
- a CDS encoding arsenate reductase ArsC encodes MLHILVLCTGNSTRSQMAHGYLQRFAGDRAAVYSAGVETHGLNPRAVQTMADDGIDISHHTSNHVDEYAHLPFDYVITVCDSAAERCPVWIGQTNRLHHNFEDPSKVTGPDEASVMANYARIRDQIKAFSEAFVTRVASDKD; translated from the coding sequence ATGTTACATATCCTTGTTCTCTGCACCGGTAACTCGACCCGCAGCCAGATGGCGCATGGGTACCTGCAACGGTTCGCCGGTGACCGGGCGGCGGTGTACAGCGCGGGCGTCGAAACGCACGGCCTGAACCCCCGCGCCGTACAGACGATGGCCGACGATGGGATCGACATCAGCCATCATACGTCGAATCACGTGGATGAGTACGCGCACCTTCCATTCGATTATGTGATTACGGTCTGCGATAGCGCCGCTGAGCGTTGCCCCGTCTGGATTGGGCAAACCAATCGGCTACACCATAATTTCGAAGACCCCTCTAAAGTCACCGGCCCCGACGAAGCGAGCGTCATGGCTAACTACGCCCGCATCCGCGATCAGATCAAAGCCTTCAGCGAGGCGTTTGTGACGAGAGTGGCGAGTGATAAAGACTAG
- the arsN2 gene encoding arsenic resistance N-acetyltransferase ArsN2, giving the protein MTYRPATADDRPALVTLLTQADLPTADLPTDLSTFLLAQSEEGELIGAAGIEPLGEVGLLRSVVVSPEYRGQYIGQTLVDGLLQAAQHNGLTDLYLLTTSADAYFERLGFGYISRDNVPEAIAQTQQFSTLCPDSSVVMQLTI; this is encoded by the coding sequence ATGACGTACCGCCCCGCCACCGCCGACGACCGCCCCGCCCTTGTTACCCTACTGACGCAGGCGGACTTGCCTACCGCCGATCTGCCCACCGATTTGTCGACCTTTTTGCTGGCTCAGTCGGAGGAGGGTGAGTTGATTGGGGCGGCCGGGATCGAGCCGTTGGGTGAGGTGGGGCTGCTGCGTTCGGTGGTGGTTTCGCCCGAGTACCGGGGCCAATACATCGGGCAGACGTTAGTGGATGGCCTGTTACAGGCGGCGCAGCACAACGGCCTGACGGACCTATACCTGCTCACCACATCGGCCGATGCCTATTTTGAACGCCTGGGTTTTGGCTACATCAGTCGCGACAACGTACCTGAAGCCATTGCGCAAACGCAGCAGTTCAGCACACTCTGCCCGGATTCGTCTGTGGTCATGCAGCTCACTATATAG